GGTCGTCCTCACCGACTTCGGCATCGCGACCGTCGAGGGCACCTCCGCGCTGACGATGACCGGCGAGGTCATCGGCTCCCCCGAGTTTCTCGCGCCGGAGCGGGCGCTGGGACGCACGCCCGGGCCCGAGTCGGACCTGTGGTCGCTGGGCGTGCTGCTGTACGCGGCGGTCGAGGGCAACTCGCCCTTCCGCTACGACACTCCGCTGAACACCCTGCGCGCGATCGTCGACGAGGAGCTGCCGCCGACGCGCCGGGCCGGTCCGCTCGCGCCCGTGATCGAGGGGCTGCTGCGCAAGGACCCGGCACAGCGGCTGCCCGCCGACCGGGCCGAACAGGATCTGCGGCTCGTCGCGGCGGGCGGCAGCCCCCGGTCGGGCACGGGCCCCTCGACGCCGTATCCGCCGACGGTCGTCACCCGCCCCGAGCCGCTTCGACAGGACCGGCTCCGGCAGGAACCCCCGCCCCCGCCGCCTCCGTGGACGACCACGCCGTCCGCCGGCACACCGCCGGACGGCCCGCGGGAGCCGAAGCGCGACCGGCGCACCGCCGCCGTCCTGATCGCCGGGGTCGCCGCCCTCGCGCTGGCGGCCGCCGGGCTGACGTACGGACTGCTGAACCGGGACGACGGCAAGGGCGGCGGGACCGGTGGGGTCACCAACAGCCAGACGGACGGGCTGAGTTCCACTCCGACGCAGCCGCAGGAGAGCAAGAGCGACGAGCCGTCGAGCCCCTCTCCCAGCCCCAGTCACAGCGCCTCGTCCGCCGCTCCCGAGCAGAGCGTCACGGTCGCCGTGGCCGGCTCGCACACGGACTACTCGGGCGCCTGTCCGCCGCAGGACTCCGGCGCGCCCGCCTTCACGGCGACGATCACGGTGGGGCGGCTGCCCGCGACGGTGTCCTACCGCTGGGTGTCGAAGGACGGCGAGCTGTCCGGGCAGACCTGGAAGACGCTCGACTTCCCGGCGGGCGGAGGCAAGTCCCAGCAGGACCGGGTGATCGTGTCGACCTACGCCGAGAGCGGGACGTACCGGAACGCGATCGGCGTCGAGGTGCGCGATCCGGTGGAGGCGACGTCCGACTTCGTGCCGTTCTCGGTGACCTGCGAGACGGAGGCCCCGTCGACCGGGACCTCCCCCTCGCCCTCGTCCTCGACGTACGAATGAGGTTTCCGAGCGAACTGCGTGCGCGTGAACTGCGTACGCGTGGACCGCTGTCGGCTCAGACGGCGCCGTTCAGCACGGGCAGATAGCCGCCCGAGTGGCCGGACGCGGTCGGGTGGTAGGACTCGCCGATGTTGAGCAGGTTGAGGCTGTGCAGCCAGGAGCTGCCGGAGCAGATCTCGTGGCCGCTGAACGTCGTCCGCACGTCGCCGAAGGCGAAGCCGTGGGCGGCGGCGCGGCGGGCGAGGGCGGCGTCGAGGTAGTCGGCCGCGTTGTTGACGGCGGAGCGCTTGGTCTCGGACAGACCGAGGCAGAGGGCGCCCAGCTGGTAGAAGCGGGGGTAACCGAGCACGACGACCCGGGCGTTGGGGGCCTTGGCGCTGATCGTGGAGTAGACGGTGTCGAGTTTGCCGGGGAGCGTGGAGTCGACGTACCCCCTGGCGGTGTTGATCCGGGCGACGCAGGTGCTGTCGGAGCTGGTCACGCAGGTCGTCATGACGTCGGCGAAGCCCGCGTCGTTGCCGCCGACGCTGATCGAGACGAGGCCGGTGGCGGAGTTCAGTCCGCCGAGCTGGTTCGCCAGGACGTCGCCCGTCCGGGCCCCCGAGCAGGCCGCGAAGGTGAACGACGCCGGTGAGTGGGCGGCGTTCCAGAGGTAGGGGTAGGCCTTCGTGCTGCGCTTGCAGTCGCCGCTGGAGCTGATGTAGCTGCCCGCGCCGACGCCGGAGGAGTAGGAGTCGCCGAGGGCCGCGTACCCGCCGGTCGCGGCGAGTGGGGCGCCCTGCGCCGCGGCTGCCCCGGTGAGGGCCGTGCCGGCGGCGAGGAGAAGCGAGCTGACGAATACGACAAGTCGGGAACGTCTCATGGAACCTCCCTTTAGCAGGATCTCTGCCACAACCGTCGTACCAACCACGCGTGTTGACCGGAAGTGTTCATGCCAAGACTTTTCGTACCCCTCCGGGGTCGTTTCCAGACGCTCTTCGTCCACTTTGTTGCGTGAGCATGTCAATCCTGTTGATGCCTCCTCAGCTTCCTTGTTCTACCCCTGTAGTTGACCGAGGCTTTACCTCGGCCGAGAGCGGAACGCGACGCTCGACGCCGTGCGTGCGACACCGCGCGCACCCCCACAGGCGCGCGCCCCACCCGGGCGAGCGCCGCCAGGAGGAGGACTCCCCCGTCATGGCACACCTGCGCAGCACCAGGATCCGCGTCACCGCCGCCGCCACCGTCGCGGCCGCCGCCCTCGTCGGCGGGCTCACCGCGCTCCCCGCCCAGGCCGCCCCGGCCGAGGGCAGGGTCCTCGCGGCCGGCTCCCCCACCGCCGTCAAGGACAGCTACATCGTCACGCTCAAGCAGGACGCCGGCTTCAAGGCGTCCTCGGCCACGGGCAAGGGCCTCATCAAGGAGTACGGCGGCTCGGTGGACAAGACGTTCACCGCCGCGCTCAACGGCTACACCGCCACCCTCTCCGCAGCCGAGGCCCGCAGACTGGCCGCGGACCCGGCGGTGGCCGCCGTCGAGCAGAACCAGACGGTCCGGGTGGCCGACACCACGCAGTCCAGCGCCCCCTGGGGCCTGGACCGCGTCGACCAGACCTCGCTCCCGCTGTCCGGCACCTACACCTACCCGGACACCGCGGGCAGCGGCGTCACCGCGTACGTCATCGACACCGGCGTGCGCATCACCCACTCGCAGATCAGCGGCCGTGCCTCGTACGGCTACGACGCGGTCGACGGCGACACCACCGCCTCCGACGGCAACGGCCACGGCACCCATGTGGCCACCACGATCGCGGGCTCCACCTACGGCGTCGCCAAGAGCGCGAAGATCGTGGCGGTGCGGGTGCTCGACAACGCCGGCTCCGGCACCACGGCCGGCGTGATCGCGGGCATCAACTGGGTGACGGCGAACCACTCCGGCCCCTCGGTCGCCAACCTGTCGCTCGGCGGCGGCGCGTCCACCACCCTGGACACGGCGGTGAAGAACTCCATAGCCAGCGGCGTCACTTACGCCGTCGCCGCGGGCAACAACAACGCCAGCGCCTCCTCGTACTCCCCGGCGCGCGTCGCCGAGGCCATCACGGTCGGCGCCACCACCAGCACCGACGCCCGGGCGAGCTACTCCAACTACGGCTCCGTCTTGGACATCTTCGCCCCCGGCTCCTCCATCACGGCGGGCTGGTACACCAGCGACACCGCCACGAACACCATCTCGGGCACGTCGATGGCGACCCCGCACGTCGCGGGCGCGGCCGCGGTCTACCTGGCCGGCCACACCTCGGCCACCCCGGCCCAGGTCGCCACGGCGCTGATCAACGGCTCGACCGCGAGCAAGGTCACCAGCCCGGGCACCGGTTCCCCGAACCGGCTGCTGAAGATCGTTCCGTGACACACCGGCACCACACCACCGGCACAACCAACACCACCGAAGCCGAACCGAGTTGACCCGTTCCCCGGAGGCCTCCGTCGCCTCCGGGGAACATTTGCGTCCGCCTGCGTCCGCCCCTTCCAATGGGACACACCGTTCTGTAACGGTCAAACGAACAAAAACGGCAGAGGACCGCCAAGGGCTTGCCATCCGGGCGTAATCATCAATACCGTCATACTTCTCACTCGCGTCGGTCCGTCGGCAACGGCTCCAGGGGAGGGCTCAGGGACCGCGACGGTATCGGGGCGGGAGCGCGGTAGGGGGGTGCCGTGCTCGGTGACCGCACTGGTGACCGGGCCGTGCCGCGCGGTCGGCCGCCGTCTTTCGCCGGTGGCCGGTCAGCTTTGCCAGCTCGCCCTTGTGTGCGCGGAGATCACTCCGCCATGGGCGAGAAACCCCCCTTTCGAACCGGACGTGGATCCGGGCCGCCCAGGGGCGGGCGGCCCACCGGACGAGAGGGACCAGACTCATGAGTTCCGTTCTGCAGCCGGCGACATCGGGCCAGGATCTTGACGACCCGTCCATCGCCGTCATCTACCGGCCGATCTCCTCTCACCTGGCCATCGCGCCGCCGGTGAGCGTGGTCATCCCCGCGATGAACGAGGCCGAGAACCTTCCGTACGTCTTCAAGACCCTGCCGGACTGGATCCACGAAGTGGTGCTGGTCGACGGCAACTCCACCGACGACACCGTCGGCGTCGCACGCGAACTGTGGCCCGGCGTCAAGGTCGTCGGACAGCAGGGCCGGGGCAAGGGCGACGCCCTGATCACCGGCTTCGAGGCGTGCACCGGCGACATCATCGTCATGGTCGACGCCGACGGCTCGGCCGACGGCAACGAGATCGTGTCGTACGTCTCCGCGCTCGTCTCCGGCGCCGACTTCGCCAAGGGCTCGCGCTTCGCCAACGGCGGCGGCACCGACGACATGACCTTCATCCGGCGCATGGGCAACCGGGCCCTGTGCGCCATCGTCAACCGCAAGTTCGGCGCCCGCTACACCGACCTGTGCTACGGCTACAACGCCTTCTGGCGGCACTGCCTGGACAAGATCGAGCTCGACTGCACCGGCTTCGAGATCGAGACCCTGATCAACATCCGGGTCGTCAAGGCCGGGCTGAAGGTGCAGGAGATACCCAGCCACGAGTACCTGCGCATCCACGGCGTGAGCAACCTGCGCGCCGTGCGCGACGGACTGCGGGTGCTGCGGGTCATCCTGCGGGAGCGCTCCAACCGGCGGGCCCTGCGCCGCGTCGGCCGCCGCTCTCCCCTGCTCGACTCGGCGCGGGGAGACTCCATGCGGGGAGACTCCATGCGGGGAGAGCTGTCTTGAGCGCGATCGGCATCTCCGTCGTCGTCTGCGTGTACACCGAGGACCGCTGGGAGGACGTCCTCGCGGCGGTCGCCTCGGTGCGGGCGCAGACCCACCCGGCCCTGGAGACCCTGCTCGTCGTCGACCACAACCCGACGCTCCTGGACCGGCTGGCCCGGGAGTACAAGGAGACCGACGAGGTACGGGTGCTGCCCAACGCGGGCCCGCGCGGTCTGTCGGCCGGCCGCAACACCGGCATCGCGGCCTCCTGCGGCGAGGTCATCGCCTTCCTCGACGACGACGCCGTCGCCGAACGGGACTGGCTGCGCCGCTTCGCCGACCCCTACAGCGACCCGCGCGTCCTGGCCGTCGGCGGCAAGGTCGTGCCGGTGTGGGCCTCCGGGCGGCGGCCCGACTGGTTCCCCGAGGA
This window of the Streptomyces sp. NBC_01275 genome carries:
- a CDS encoding serine/threonine-protein kinase produces the protein MTEVPGSERLIAGRYRLLTPLGEGGMGTVWRARDEVLHREVAVKEVRAPAGLAASDIERMYARLEREAWAAARVANRNVVTVYDVAMQDGRPWIVMEIVHGISLAELLDAEGPLDPARAAYIGAEVLSALRAAHEAGVLHRDVKPANVLMSNDGRVVLTDFGIATVEGTSALTMTGEVIGSPEFLAPERALGRTPGPESDLWSLGVLLYAAVEGNSPFRYDTPLNTLRAIVDEELPPTRRAGPLAPVIEGLLRKDPAQRLPADRAEQDLRLVAAGGSPRSGTGPSTPYPPTVVTRPEPLRQDRLRQEPPPPPPPWTTTPSAGTPPDGPREPKRDRRTAAVLIAGVAALALAAAGLTYGLLNRDDGKGGGTGGVTNSQTDGLSSTPTQPQESKSDEPSSPSPSPSHSASSAAPEQSVTVAVAGSHTDYSGACPPQDSGAPAFTATITVGRLPATVSYRWVSKDGELSGQTWKTLDFPAGGGKSQQDRVIVSTYAESGTYRNAIGVEVRDPVEATSDFVPFSVTCETEAPSTGTSPSPSSSTYE
- a CDS encoding SGNH/GDSL hydrolase family protein, producing MRRSRLVVFVSSLLLAAGTALTGAAAAQGAPLAATGGYAALGDSYSSGVGAGSYISSSGDCKRSTKAYPYLWNAAHSPASFTFAACSGARTGDVLANQLGGLNSATGLVSISVGGNDAGFADVMTTCVTSSDSTCVARINTARGYVDSTLPGKLDTVYSTISAKAPNARVVVLGYPRFYQLGALCLGLSETKRSAVNNAADYLDAALARRAAAHGFAFGDVRTTFSGHEICSGSSWLHSLNLLNIGESYHPTASGHSGGYLPVLNGAV
- a CDS encoding S8 family peptidase, which codes for MAHLRSTRIRVTAAATVAAAALVGGLTALPAQAAPAEGRVLAAGSPTAVKDSYIVTLKQDAGFKASSATGKGLIKEYGGSVDKTFTAALNGYTATLSAAEARRLAADPAVAAVEQNQTVRVADTTQSSAPWGLDRVDQTSLPLSGTYTYPDTAGSGVTAYVIDTGVRITHSQISGRASYGYDAVDGDTTASDGNGHGTHVATTIAGSTYGVAKSAKIVAVRVLDNAGSGTTAGVIAGINWVTANHSGPSVANLSLGGGASTTLDTAVKNSIASGVTYAVAAGNNNASASSYSPARVAEAITVGATTSTDARASYSNYGSVLDIFAPGSSITAGWYTSDTATNTISGTSMATPHVAGAAAVYLAGHTSATPAQVATALINGSTASKVTSPGTGSPNRLLKIVP
- a CDS encoding glycosyltransferase family 2 protein, producing MSSVLQPATSGQDLDDPSIAVIYRPISSHLAIAPPVSVVIPAMNEAENLPYVFKTLPDWIHEVVLVDGNSTDDTVGVARELWPGVKVVGQQGRGKGDALITGFEACTGDIIVMVDADGSADGNEIVSYVSALVSGADFAKGSRFANGGGTDDMTFIRRMGNRALCAIVNRKFGARYTDLCYGYNAFWRHCLDKIELDCTGFEIETLINIRVVKAGLKVQEIPSHEYLRIHGVSNLRAVRDGLRVLRVILRERSNRRALRRVGRRSPLLDSARGDSMRGDSMRGELS